The sequence AACCCGGGGCCGGAAGGCAGCGCTTGCGTCTTTGCTGTTCCATGGCCTGGTGTTTGCTGTGTTTAGCTGGCTGTTTCCTCTGACGCAGGCAAAGGAAGCTGAACCGGAGCCTTATCTGGAATTGGAACTGGCTGAGGAAGGCGGCGGTGGCGGAGGTATGGCTCTGGGGTCTCTGGAGCAAATGGCCGATAGCGATGAGTTTTCGCCGGACGAAGGCCGTGTCAGCGAAGCCTATCAAGCCGATTTATCTAACCCATCACCGCGAAGAGTGACGAGAGAGGTTCGTCCGACGGACGGAGTGAGCGGCAGCCAGGGGGATTCCACCGGTTATACCAGTGGCAGTGGAACTGGTGGCGATAGCGGAACTGGCACAGGGGCCGGCCAGGGCAGTGGATCGGGCAGCGGTGCAGGCAGCAGCAGCGGTGCAGGTCAGGGCTCCGGTTCTGCCCCGCCGGGAGGGATTATTCCACCCAGCATCATTTTTTCACCCGAGCCGCCCTATCCAATGGCAGCTCGCGAGGAAGGACGGCAAGGCACAGTGAAGGTACGGATTCAAATTTTAACCGATGGTTTGCCGGGAACGGTAGAAGTGGCGGTTTCCAGCGGCTACACCGATTTAGATGCGGCGGCAGTGGCCGGGGTGAAAAGATGGCGCTTTACTCCAGCCAAGTATCGCAGCACCGGACAGGCGTTTGTGAGTTACTCAACGCGGGACGTCATATTTAATTTGCGCAAATAAAGTTACACCCGGATTCAGTTATATTCTGTGCTATAATGAAAAAGTAAGTGCTGAAAACAAGTTGAGGTAACAGTATGAATATGAACAACAAGGGTTTGGTTATTGTGCATACAGGGAATGGCAAGGGCAAGACGACAGCCGCCTTAGGGATGGCGCTGCGGGCCTGGGGACAGGGAATGCGGGTACTCATCCTGCAGTTCATTAAGGGCGGCTGGGAGTATGGCGAACTAAAGGCGGCGGAAAAGCTGGGTCCTAATCTGGTAATTCGGCAAATGGGCGAGGGCTTTGTCCGGGGCGCGTCGGAAAGCATGCTGGAAGAACATAAGCTGGCGGCGGCTGAAGCTTTGCAGGCGGCAGGCGAGGAATTGGCTTCCGGTCGATGGGATATGGTGATCTTGGACGAGATTAACTATGCCATCGGTATGGAGCTGATCAGCGAAGAAGAAGCTCTGCAACTGATTTCTCATAAACCGGACATGGTGCACGTAGTACTGACTGGACGCAATGCCCGGCCGAAAATTATCGAAACAGCCGATTTGGTTACCGAAATGAAAGAAATTAAGCATCCTTACAAGGCGGGCATCAGGGCGCAAAAAGGGGTGGAGTTTTAGCCGGTTCGATTGACCTATTCCCAAGAAATATGTTACTATAAAGTTGCTTGCAACTACATACCGATGAAACAGGTGCCCGTGCGGCTTAATAGGGAAGTCCGGTTTTATTCCGGCGCGGTCCCGCCACTGTAATGGGGAGCAACCTCAAAATATGCCACTGGAACGAGAGTTCTGGGAAGGTTTGAGGGAGCGATGAACCAGAGCCAGGAGAACTGCCTGTTTGACAGTCACCGTTTTTACCTACGAGCGATGGGGAAGGGGATTATACACGAGATGTGCGTGTTCCCGGCTGATTTTAGGCCGGTTTTTATTTTTTAACAAAGAAAGCAGGAGATAGGCATGGCAGGTATATTTTATGGTATTGGCGTGGGCCCGGGAGATCCTGAACTACTAACTTTAAAGGCAGTTTCTGTCATCCGGGAGGCAGATGTCATTATTGCGCCGAAGACGGAAAAAAAAGAGGACAGTGTGGCCCTTTCCATCGCCGCCCCGTATGTAAAAGAGAATGTGCAAATTGTAAAACTGGTATTTCCGATGGTATCGGACAGTGATACCCTGTCTGAAGCGTGGGAGTACAACAAAAATGTGATTGTCGATTTGTTGAAAGCCGGAAAAAAAGTGATTTTTCTTACCTTGGGTGATCCGATGTTTTATAGTACTTATATTTATGTGTTCCGCTTGCTGGAGAATTGTGGCTATCCGATTGAGACTATACCCGGCGTGCCGGCCTTTTGCGCTATCGGTAGCAAACTGGGTTATCCGCTGGTGGAAGGCAATGATATCTTAAGCATTATTCCGGCAACGGCTTCGCCGGAGAAGGTGGACAAGGCTTTGTCCATAACGGATAATGTGGTGCTTATGAAAGTATATAAGAATGTAAACGACATAGTTGATAAACTGCACAAATATAATTTATCCGGCCAGGCGGTGATGATCAGCCGCTGTGGTTTGCCGGAGGAAGAGGTTGTTTGTGATCTGGACAGCCTGAAGGGCAGAAAGATAAACTATCTGTCCACCATCCTGTCGCGCCGGGGGTAAGCGGCCCCAACAATAAGAGAGGTGTTTACATTGAAAACGAGAATGTCTGTTTGGCGGATGTTTATAGTATTTATTCTGTTGGCAGTAATGCTGGCCGGCTGTGGCAAAGCGCCGGCGGCTAGTCAGGACAGTTCCGGCGGTAAAGCTTTTCTGACCATCAAGGACGATAGCGGCCGGGACGTAGTGCTGGAGCATAAACCGGAAAAAATTGTGGTGCTGTCACCTTCTTTTCTTGATGTATTGTATGCCGTAGGCGGCAAGGCTGTGGGACGGCCCAGTTCCAAGAATGGGGACATTCCGGCCGCTGCCCAGCAGGTAACCGAAGTAGGTTATGTCTATAATATCAACATGGAACAGGTTGCGGCTTTGCAGCCCGATTTGGTCATTGCTTATCAGGGCATTCACGAAAAACTTATTCCCCTGTTGGAAAGCAATCATATTCCTTATATCATGGTAAGATTGAAAACCTATCAGGATATTCTGGACAAGCTGAAATTATTCGGCGCTATTGCCGGAACGCCGCAAAAGGGCGAAGAAGTGGCCGCTCAAATGGATGGGCGGGTACAAAAGCTGCTGAGCAGCCTGCCCAAGCAGCCGGTTAAGGTGGCTATTTTGCATACCACCGCCAAATCGGTTACGGTGGAACTGGAAAATAGTATTGCCGGTAACGTGGCTAAGGAACTCAAACTAACCAATATTGCAGCCGGAACGATGGCGGGAGCCGACCCCGATTCTGCTCCGTTTAGTCTGGAAAAGTTGGTGGAAGCCAATCCTGATATGATCATGGTGACCACCATGGGTCAAACGGCAGAAATTGAAAAAAGAATGCGCGCCGATGTAGAGAGCAATCCGGCTTGGGCAGGCCTGACAGCGGTTAAACAACATAAAGTGTATTATTTACCCCAGGAACTATTCCTGTTGCATCCGGGCCTTAAATATCCGGAAGCCATTGAGTATATGGCAAAACTTGCTTATCCAGGGGCGGTACAGAATGGGCAGTAGAGAAGCCATTTCTCTAGATAAAGACGAGCGATTTAACAGGTCCAGGCAAGCCAAGCGTTTTTTTCTGCTTGGCTTGTTGGTCGTTATTGCCCTTGGCGGGGCTTTGCTCAGCATTGTGAAGGGGGCCGTATACATCAGCCCGGCGGAGGTATGGCGTACGCTTGTCAATCAGGGCACGGACGCTTACAGTCAGGTTATTTGGAATATCCGGCTGCCCCGCACCATTGTGGGAGCTTTGGTAGGTTGCAATCTGGCGGTGGCAGGGGCAATTTTGCAGGCCGTCATGCGCAATCCGCTGGCTGATCCTCATATTATCGGGATTTCCGCCGGTGCCGGGCTGGCCGGAGTGGCCGTGATGATTCTCTATCCCGAACTGGAAGCGCTGATTACGCCGGGCGCCTTTATCGGGGCCATGCTGGCTGCCGCCGCCATCTACAGTCTGGCCTGGAAGGGCGGTATCCGGCCGGTGCGGATGATTTTAGCCGGGGTGGCGGTATCCGCCTTTTTAGGGTCCGGTATTTCCGCCTTGATGATTTTCTACAGTGACCGGGTACATGGGGCGCTTATGTGGATGGTAGGCGGCTTATCAGCCCGCAGTTGGCCCCATGTGGCCGTTATCTGGCCTTATACGGTGTTAGGCGGTTTGTTGGCCTATCTGGGGGCTGCACGGCTGAATCTGCTGCAGTTGGGCGACGATACGGCCCGTGGTTTGGGGCTGGATGTGGAAATGACCCGCACTGTCATGACGGCGGTAGCCGCTCTGCTGGCTGCCAGCGCCGTCAGTGTGGCCGGCTTGCTCGGCTTTGTCGGCCTCATCGTACCGCATGCGGCCAGGCTGCTGATCGGCTCGGATTACCGCTTTTTACTGCCCGCATCGGCTTTATTGGGTATGGGGGTGGTTATGCTGAGCGATACCCTGGCCCGGATCATGCTGGCGCCGGTTGAACTTCCGGTGGGCATTATCATGGCTTTCGCCGGCGCTCCCTTTTTTCTTTACCTGTTAAGGAGGGAAATGTAGATGGGCATATTGGCCGCCGATGCCGTCACAGTGCGGCTTGGTGCGAAAGATATATTAAAACAGGTCAGTGTCACGCTGCCGGCCGGTAAGGTGACCGCTATCATCGGACCTAACGGTTCTGGCAAAAGCACGCTGCTCAAGGCATTTTCCAAGAATCTGCCCCTGACTCAGGGGGCAATATATTTTAAAGGCAGGGATATTGCCGCCCTGTCCCATGGCGAGCTGGCCCGCAGTCTGGCCATATTGCCGCAGTCACCCCAGTCACCGCCGGATATTACTGTCCGGGATCTGGTGGAGCATGGCCGTTTTCCGCATCGGCGCTGGTGGCAGGGCGGCTCGGCTGAGGACAGGTCGGTTGTGGAGCAGTCGCTGGCGGAAACAGGGATGATGATGTTTGCCGACCGGCTGCTTAGTACCTTGTCCGGCGGTGAGCGCCAGCGCGCCTGGATTGCCATGGCCCTGGCCCAGCGACCGGAGGTGCTGCTCCTGGATGAGCCGACCACTTACCTGGATATTTGCCATCAGATTGAGGTGCTGGAACTGGTGGCGGGCTTGAATCAAAATATTGATATGACGGTTGTTATGGTCCTGCACGATATCAACCAGGCTGTACGGTACGCCGACTTTGCCGTTGTGCTGCAAGAAGGACAGATTGTGAGCGCCGGGCCGGCGGCAGCAACGGTCACGGCCGGCGTGCTGCGGGAAGTGTTCCAGGTGGAAGCCGAAGTTCTGCAGGACACCGGGCGGCGCCCCTTATTTGTTATGCAGGGCGTGTCAAAACAGAAAGAGGCTGGGGAAAGTAAGGTGGACACAACTACATGATAGAACTGAAAGAACTGGTCAAGCGGTTCGGCGACCGGACGGTCATCGACCGCCTGACCATTACCATTCAAAGAGGAGAGACTTTTGGTCTCTTAGGCCCCAACGGTGCGGGAAAGACGACGACCATCCGCATTTTAACCATGCTGACCAAGGCTACCGCCGGAAGCGTACGGATTGCCGGCTTTACCCTGCCGGAGGATGAACAAAAAATAAAGTCGCTGATCGGTGTGGTACCACAGTTTTTCAATTTGGACAACGAGCTTACGGCCGAGGAAAATCTTGAACTGCACGGCAGATTACACCATATGGACAAGGCTGAACGTCGGCAAAGGATTACAAGCCTGCTGGAATATGTGGAGCTGGACGATCGGGCCAAGGATCCGGTCGGTAAATTTTCCGGCGGGATGAAGCGGCGTCTGATGATCGCCCGGGCCTTGCTGCACCGGCCGCAGGTACTGTTTTTGGATGAACCGACAGTAGGTCTGGACCCGCAGGTAAGGCGCCGGTTATGGGATTTAATCCGTCGGATGAACGAAGAGGGAATTACCGTGCTGCTGACCACCCATTATATTGAGGAGGCCGAGCATTTATGCAGCCGGGTAGCTATTGTCGATAAAGGTAAGCTCATTGCTCTGGATAGTCCCAAAGAACTGTGCCACCGGGTTGGGCAGTTTGTTGTGGAATGGACGGAAGCCGATGCGCTGCGAACACAGTTTTTTGCCAGTCGTGAAGCGGCGGCCCAGTTCGTCGGGAACTTGTCCTGTGTGGCGGCCATCCGGCATTCTAATCTGGAGGATGTGTTCGTTGAGCTGACCGGAAGGAAGGTGACCGGCTGATGTTTGTCGATATTTGGACGGTATTTTGGCGTGACTGGATTGTATTGCGGCGGCGTCTGGGCCGTTACATTTTTGCCCGGATGATATCGCCCATGCTGTATTTAGTTGCCTTCGGCTGGGGAGTAGGGCGTAATATTCCGGTTGGGCAAACCAATTATCTTGATTATATCGTACCGGGCATTATTGCCTTAAACTCTATGACGATCAGTTTCAATGCGGTCGGTTCGCCACTCAATATGAGCCGGCTGTATCATAAGACGCTGGAAGAATATCTGATTGCGCCGATCGGAGCAGCTTCGTTTGTAACGGGGAAAATCCTGTCCGGCGTGTTGCGTGGCCTGATCTCCTCGCTGGTGATTATTCTTTTGTCGTATGTATTTGGGGCTAAGTTTGCCATAAGCGGTTGGTTCCTTTTTGTGCTGGTATTGAACTGTGCGCTGTTTGCCGCGCTCGGTTTCGTGGCGGCCATGTTGCTTAATTCTCATGAGGATATGAGCAACTTCGGAACCTATGTGCTGTTGCCCATGTCGTTTCTCTGTGCTACCTTTTTTTCGACCGCTCATTTCCCGGACTGGATTCGCTGGCTGATTGAGCTGTTGCCGCTGACTCACACCAGCCAGGCTTTGCGCGGTATTGCCGGTGGACATGCTATTGCCTGGGAATCGCTGTTGGTATTGATCTTCTATTTTCTGTTGTTTTTTGGGGTTAGTGTGTGGCAGATCAGGAAATTCAGAGAATAGATTATGCAGATAAAAATTATGGGGACTTTTTCGTAAGGCAAGGCCGCAGCTCCCGACGAACACAGGTAAGCCGGCAGCAATGAGGACTTGTGGAAAAGTATCCTTCGTTTGGATAATTTGCAGGTACGTTCTAATGTTTGTCTACTAATATGAAAGGCCGAAGGTCTGTTTACCGTCCGGTAAGCAGGTCTTCGGCCTTTCATATTTCAGTGATTTCAGAACCTTGCCGGAAATTTTGCACGTCTGGCAGTTTGCCAGAAAGGAATTGACAAGATCGACCATTTATGCTATTATTGATAACGGTTATCATTATCAAATTTGTTATCAACTAACGATATGCATAATGCTAGTGCTAGGTAACCGCTGATTAAATGAATCGGTCAGGCTGGTGAGAGATTTTTTCGTCTGGCAAAGAAGCAAAACCGCGGGAATAGCGGCCCCTATTGCAAGGTTTAGCTGACGCAGCCAGGCGGAAAAAGCTCCGTCGGAACGCGCCGTGTGAATTAATCAGTGGTTACCTAGGGCATAGGCAAGAAATCATAAGGAGTGAGAAAAAAGGCAATGGCCACAAGAAGAGAACCGCGATTTAAACTATGCCGCAAACTGGGTGTCAATATTTACGGTCATCCCAAAGCACTAAGCCGGTTGACAAAGGATGGAGCAAGAAGCCGGAAAAAGACTTCGGAATATGGATTGCAGTTATTGGAAAAACAAAAGTTAAAGGCTTATTATGGTTTGCTGGAAAAACAGTTTTCCCGCTATGTGGAAAAAGCGAAAAAGGGAAAAGACATTACCGGTGTCGCTTTGCTGCGGCTCTTGGAGACCAGATTGGATAATCTGGTGTACCGGATCGGCTTTGCCAATTCGATACGGCAAGCCCGGCAAATGGTTACCCATGGACATATTACACTGAACGGCAGCAAGGTTAATATTCCGTCCTGCCATGTTAAGATCGGTGACTGCATTGCCTTACGGGAAAAGTCACGGGAAAATGAGATGTTTACCGGCAATTTTCTGGAACTGAAATCTTTTGACGTTCCTTATATCCAAAAGGACTTTACTGCATTTAGCGGAACGTTGACCCGCCTGCCTGAACGGGAAGAAATTCCTATCGAAGTCAATGAAATCCTGGTCGTTGAGTTTTACTCGAAATAAGCCGGGAATCCCCCGCTTGTTTTCAAAGGAGGTTGACTTATGTGCAAATATGACAGTCATCACTTTTGGGAAGGAGCTCTGGCTCAAAAGAGAGATCTTTGGCAGAGTAATGTCGGTAGCTTGGACTCAGCCGATGCGGCTGTTTTTATTAACACAACCATCCTTGACTATGGGAGAAACCGGCTGGACAATAACTGGGCCTGTTATTCCGATGTAAAGTCGTTGCTCGGTTTTGTTCAGTATGTCTATCTGCCGCTGGCTTTTTATTATGTGATGCATCAGAATGAGGAAGAACTGCTGATTCCCATGTGTTCAACGCAGGAACTGGTGGAGCAGATTCGCCAGTCCGGTTCGGCTCATGCGGCGGTAATGGAAAGAACGCTGGATACCCTAAGCCTGTTGTGGGAGTTGGATGATGAAAGCTGCCTGACTGAACTGCGGCGGTTTTGCATTGGCCATAATGAGTATTGGGAGCAAACTGGCGTAATTCTGCATATCGGCATTTATGCCGATACTTATGAAATTGCCCGGGATATTATGGCGATCAGCGAATTTCCGGAAGTGGTGGAAGAGGACATTGGACTAACCGGTGAGCAATTGCTGACCATGTGCCGCCACTTTTACGAAGATGCTCTAATGCGCCGTAATTTTGTGAAAATATTAAACAACCGGATTGGCTGCCTTATCTAAAAAAATAGGTACTGTTTGTCTGGTTGTGTCAGGCGGGAAGGTCTTGCTTTTTATAGTGATAATGATTATCGTTATAAAAACTGTTCAATAATGGTCAGGAGGGAAGCGGATGTCGATTTGGAGTAAGGCTGATTTTCAGCAAGTAAGAATAACGATACAGGGCGATGTCCTGGCGGAGCATCTGGAACTGTTAAAGAACTACCTTTTAGACAGGCTGCACTATGGCTACCGGCGTATTTTTTTGGATATGAATGCCGTGCAGTCTTTTCATCCGGCCTTGATCCAGTTGTTGGTCTATATCCGGCGTCAGTTTGATAAACAGGGCGGTAAACTTTCCATTGAATACCGTGACGGCATAATTGGGGAGTGGAATTAGTGCCTTGTCAGCCTTGAAAAGGTAGAAGCATGGCAGATAAGGTACTGGCCAAAAGAGTTATCGTGAAAAGAGTACATAAAAATAAGAATACTTAAGGAGGCGTTTCTGATGAAGCAAGTTACAGTCGTTTACTGGAGTGGAACAGGCAATACCGAATTGATGGCGAAAGCGGTCGCCGAAGGAGCGAAAAGTGCAGGCGCTAC comes from Propionispora vibrioides and encodes:
- a CDS encoding STAS domain-containing protein; this translates as MSIWSKADFQQVRITIQGDVLAEHLELLKNYLLDRLHYGYRRIFLDMNAVQSFHPALIQLLVYIRRQFDKQGGKLSIEYRDGIIGEWN
- a CDS encoding ABC transporter substrate-binding protein, translating into MKTRMSVWRMFIVFILLAVMLAGCGKAPAASQDSSGGKAFLTIKDDSGRDVVLEHKPEKIVVLSPSFLDVLYAVGGKAVGRPSSKNGDIPAAAQQVTEVGYVYNINMEQVAALQPDLVIAYQGIHEKLIPLLESNHIPYIMVRLKTYQDILDKLKLFGAIAGTPQKGEEVAAQMDGRVQKLLSSLPKQPVKVAILHTTAKSVTVELENSIAGNVAKELKLTNIAAGTMAGADPDSAPFSLEKLVEANPDMIMVTTMGQTAEIEKRMRADVESNPAWAGLTAVKQHKVYYLPQELFLLHPGLKYPEAIEYMAKLAYPGAVQNGQ
- a CDS encoding ABC transporter ATP-binding protein, giving the protein MIELKELVKRFGDRTVIDRLTITIQRGETFGLLGPNGAGKTTTIRILTMLTKATAGSVRIAGFTLPEDEQKIKSLIGVVPQFFNLDNELTAEENLELHGRLHHMDKAERRQRITSLLEYVELDDRAKDPVGKFSGGMKRRLMIARALLHRPQVLFLDEPTVGLDPQVRRRLWDLIRRMNEEGITVLLTTHYIEEAEHLCSRVAIVDKGKLIALDSPKELCHRVGQFVVEWTEADALRTQFFASREAAAQFVGNLSCVAAIRHSNLEDVFVELTGRKVTG
- a CDS encoding ABC transporter permease, with translation MFVDIWTVFWRDWIVLRRRLGRYIFARMISPMLYLVAFGWGVGRNIPVGQTNYLDYIVPGIIALNSMTISFNAVGSPLNMSRLYHKTLEEYLIAPIGAASFVTGKILSGVLRGLISSLVIILLSYVFGAKFAISGWFLFVLVLNCALFAALGFVAAMLLNSHEDMSNFGTYVLLPMSFLCATFFSTAHFPDWIRWLIELLPLTHTSQALRGIAGGHAIAWESLLVLIFYFLLFFGVSVWQIRKFRE
- the rpsD gene encoding 30S ribosomal protein S4, with protein sequence MATRREPRFKLCRKLGVNIYGHPKALSRLTKDGARSRKKTSEYGLQLLEKQKLKAYYGLLEKQFSRYVEKAKKGKDITGVALLRLLETRLDNLVYRIGFANSIRQARQMVTHGHITLNGSKVNIPSCHVKIGDCIALREKSRENEMFTGNFLELKSFDVPYIQKDFTAFSGTLTRLPEREEIPIEVNEILVVEFYSK
- a CDS encoding ABC transporter ATP-binding protein yields the protein MGILAADAVTVRLGAKDILKQVSVTLPAGKVTAIIGPNGSGKSTLLKAFSKNLPLTQGAIYFKGRDIAALSHGELARSLAILPQSPQSPPDITVRDLVEHGRFPHRRWWQGGSAEDRSVVEQSLAETGMMMFADRLLSTLSGGERQRAWIAMALAQRPEVLLLDEPTTYLDICHQIEVLELVAGLNQNIDMTVVMVLHDINQAVRYADFAVVLQEGQIVSAGPAAATVTAGVLREVFQVEAEVLQDTGRRPLFVMQGVSKQKEAGESKVDTTT
- a CDS encoding FecCD family ABC transporter permease — protein: MGSREAISLDKDERFNRSRQAKRFFLLGLLVVIALGGALLSIVKGAVYISPAEVWRTLVNQGTDAYSQVIWNIRLPRTIVGALVGCNLAVAGAILQAVMRNPLADPHIIGISAGAGLAGVAVMILYPELEALITPGAFIGAMLAAAAIYSLAWKGGIRPVRMILAGVAVSAFLGSGISALMIFYSDRVHGALMWMVGGLSARSWPHVAVIWPYTVLGGLLAYLGAARLNLLQLGDDTARGLGLDVEMTRTVMTAVAALLAASAVSVAGLLGFVGLIVPHAARLLIGSDYRFLLPASALLGMGVVMLSDTLARIMLAPVELPVGIIMAFAGAPFFLYLLRREM
- a CDS encoding energy transducer TonB translates to MLTLTRGRKAALASLLFHGLVFAVFSWLFPLTQAKEAEPEPYLELELAEEGGGGGGMALGSLEQMADSDEFSPDEGRVSEAYQADLSNPSPRRVTREVRPTDGVSGSQGDSTGYTSGSGTGGDSGTGTGAGQGSGSGSGAGSSSGAGQGSGSAPPGGIIPPSIIFSPEPPYPMAAREEGRQGTVKVRIQILTDGLPGTVEVAVSSGYTDLDAAAVAGVKRWRFTPAKYRSTGQAFVSYSTRDVIFNLRK
- the cobO gene encoding cob(I)yrinic acid a,c-diamide adenosyltransferase, with amino-acid sequence MNNKGLVIVHTGNGKGKTTAALGMALRAWGQGMRVLILQFIKGGWEYGELKAAEKLGPNLVIRQMGEGFVRGASESMLEEHKLAAAEALQAAGEELASGRWDMVILDEINYAIGMELISEEEALQLISHKPDMVHVVLTGRNARPKIIETADLVTEMKEIKHPYKAGIRAQKGVEF
- the cobI gene encoding precorrin-2 C(20)-methyltransferase, which codes for MAGIFYGIGVGPGDPELLTLKAVSVIREADVIIAPKTEKKEDSVALSIAAPYVKENVQIVKLVFPMVSDSDTLSEAWEYNKNVIVDLLKAGKKVIFLTLGDPMFYSTYIYVFRLLENCGYPIETIPGVPAFCAIGSKLGYPLVEGNDILSIIPATASPEKVDKALSITDNVVLMKVYKNVNDIVDKLHKYNLSGQAVMISRCGLPEEEVVCDLDSLKGRKINYLSTILSRRG